Proteins encoded together in one Synechococcus sp. BL107 window:
- a CDS encoding potassium channel family protein, whose amino-acid sequence MQRKGGLQLKLLLLFTLIVMVGFAFPRLIWTTHVGYTLIALTLTQLMVRDSFAPVWADRLYRGLGILAVVSMWLWLLTPHELIYSGVPLALSWSVLVGWSVIRLVKRFADEPKVSEALLMGATAGYLHIGLTAGLVMSALETIQPGSFGPLNVPIGAGTSVFATSHVFSTINYFAFVCLTTVGFGDINPMLPLSRMVSVATSIAGPLYLAAVMGVLIGRFASNLERTIVESDQRPKE is encoded by the coding sequence TTGCAACGCAAAGGGGGATTGCAGCTCAAATTGCTGCTGCTGTTCACCTTGATCGTGATGGTGGGCTTCGCCTTTCCGCGACTGATCTGGACCACCCACGTGGGTTACACCTTGATCGCCCTCACGCTGACGCAGCTAATGGTGCGCGACAGCTTTGCCCCTGTTTGGGCTGATCGGCTGTACCGCGGCCTTGGCATTTTGGCGGTGGTGTCGATGTGGCTCTGGCTGCTCACCCCCCATGAATTGATCTACAGCGGTGTTCCCCTCGCCCTGAGCTGGAGTGTGCTGGTGGGTTGGAGTGTGATCCGCCTGGTTAAACGTTTCGCCGATGAACCCAAGGTGAGCGAAGCCTTATTGATGGGCGCCACAGCGGGCTATCTCCACATCGGCCTGACCGCTGGCCTCGTGATGAGTGCCCTCGAAACCATCCAGCCAGGCAGCTTCGGACCGCTCAACGTCCCAATCGGTGCGGGGACGAGTGTGTTTGCAACCTCCCATGTGTTTTCGACGATTAACTACTTCGCCTTCGTTTGCCTGACCACCGTGGGATTCGGAGATATCAATCCGATGCTGCCACTCTCCAGAATGGTGAGTGTGGCCACCAGCATTGCCGGACCGCTTTACCTGGCTGCCGTGATGGGTGTTCTGATCGGTCGATTTGCCAGCAACTTGGAGCGAACCATCGTCGAGTCCGATCAGCGGCCTAAGGAGTGA
- a CDS encoding SOS response-associated peptidase, protein MCGRYCLESTADDLARRLKPWLKADDAAWLKHYAPRALIRPGEPVLALRREHGQSRAAHMLWGLLPGWAKDPVASHRPINARAESIGEKASFRGPWRHHRCLLPSSSFFEKGHQIGRNDQAMFWLAGLWDRWVGPDGSEVETCCVITTQANALVKPLHNRMPVIIPNGLEEVWLEPGDQYHRHALEPMLSPVAEQGWSCIPTSGNTSEAKQLDLL, encoded by the coding sequence ATGTGTGGTCGCTACTGCCTCGAATCAACGGCCGATGACTTGGCGCGTCGTCTCAAGCCATGGCTGAAGGCAGACGACGCTGCATGGCTGAAGCATTACGCCCCACGGGCGCTGATTCGGCCTGGAGAGCCCGTACTGGCACTCCGACGGGAACATGGCCAAAGTCGGGCGGCACACATGCTGTGGGGACTGCTTCCGGGCTGGGCCAAAGATCCAGTCGCCAGTCATCGGCCCATCAATGCCAGGGCTGAAAGCATTGGGGAGAAAGCCTCCTTCCGAGGGCCCTGGCGTCATCACCGTTGCCTCTTACCCAGCAGCAGCTTTTTTGAAAAAGGCCATCAAATCGGTCGGAACGACCAAGCGATGTTTTGGCTGGCAGGGCTCTGGGATCGCTGGGTGGGGCCCGATGGCAGCGAAGTGGAAACCTGCTGCGTGATCACCACCCAGGCCAATGCCTTGGTGAAACCGCTACACAACCGCATGCCCGTGATCATTCCTAACGGCCTTGAGGAGGTTTGGCTGGAACCCGGCGACCAATACCATCGCCATGCCCTTGAACCGATGCTCTCTCCCGTTGCTGAACAGGGTTGGAGCTGCATCCCTACCTCTGGCAATACCTCTGAAGCGAAACAGCTCGATCTGCTTTAG
- a CDS encoding DUF3122 domain-containing protein, whose product MRRLICSLLAALALLVLTPGIAWAQVHQHESESGVAMVRSLESLRDLDYDSWQAVAYREGKPGEPVVLRIVGYPGKLRLDHPVGLQVLAGRRTWLLDDITLDNPVLAGDGRDAAVEFALDPLLNDLTNNRPLRLVLPGVITELPVPPYVVGEWRSLQDLPLS is encoded by the coding sequence ATGCGCCGTTTGATCTGCTCTCTCTTGGCTGCTCTGGCGTTGTTGGTGTTAACGCCTGGCATTGCCTGGGCTCAGGTCCATCAGCATGAAAGCGAATCCGGTGTTGCCATGGTTCGATCGCTGGAGAGCCTCCGCGATCTGGATTACGACAGCTGGCAAGCGGTGGCCTATCGGGAGGGCAAACCCGGTGAACCCGTGGTACTCAGAATTGTTGGTTATCCCGGCAAATTGCGCCTCGACCATCCCGTCGGACTTCAGGTTTTAGCTGGACGCCGCACATGGCTCCTCGACGACATCACCTTGGATAATCCCGTTTTGGCCGGTGACGGTCGTGACGCTGCTGTCGAATTTGCTCTGGACCCCTTGCTCAACGATCTCACCAACAACCGACCCTTGCGCCTTGTTCTGCCTGGGGTGATTACGGAGTTGCCTGTGCCTCCCTATGTGGTGGGTGAGTGGCGCTCGCTTCAGGATTTGCCTTTGAGCTGA
- a CDS encoding GH116 family glycosyl hydrolase, translated as MTGLGFSALRGMLRRGSSPWIPPSASWSRPFGLGWDQPYSVRYASNLDDGPNHGMPLGGFGAGCFGRAPDGNTNLWHLDGGEHWFGTLPDCQFSLWEKQGDDLRAHALAVSPEGDASRPDAAASLPAWSWYPASTDQCSTGTYAARYPLSWTHYDGVFRSGVLCEAFSPILPGDYQRSSYPVAVFRWQLANPTDQPLELSLMVSWRNTVGWFTNTDAAAEVHFRDDGSPEHNYSPAIGRGEGQRNRAINEPGVTGVLLEGRSSEPIAEGEGQWCLAVPDDLDGVDVLRCSRWDPCGDGSDIWTPFAAEGRIPESDNDRESRAGEQASAAMVVKFTLAPGESREIPVVISWDLPITAFASGCADRRRYTDFFGSDGRNAAAIAAEALRDWSDWRGRIEAWQQPVLERKALPEPVRMALFNELYDLCSGGSLWTAATAKDPYGRFGVLECLDYAWYESLDVRLYGSFALLQLWPELDKAVLRSFSRAIPARDATQRPIGWYFTQGRGRVEADRKVAGATPHDLGAPNEVPFDATNYTAYQDCNLWKDLASDFVLQVWRTFQLAPTGEDLNFLAECWPSAVQALDYLKGFDVNDDGLPDNGGAPDQTFDDWPLKGVSAYCGALWIAALEAALAMAQRLQLDLGLDTTVEQRRFGQWLEQSRSNFDRLLWNGEYYEIDAESGTPVVMADQLCGDFYARLLGLPSVVSDANALSTLNVVREACFERFEAGTLGVANGLRRDGTPLDPNGTHPLEVWTGINFGIASYFRLMGQSDTALAITGAVVNQVYSGGLQFRTPEAITAVNTFRACHYLRAMAIWGLWATETDWAEIPGASER; from the coding sequence ATGACTGGACTGGGTTTCTCCGCTTTGCGCGGGATGCTGCGCCGTGGTTCCAGTCCTTGGATCCCGCCATCAGCGAGTTGGAGCCGACCGTTTGGCCTCGGGTGGGACCAGCCCTACAGCGTCCGTTATGCGAGCAATCTCGATGATGGTCCGAACCACGGCATGCCGCTGGGGGGATTTGGTGCTGGATGCTTCGGCCGCGCCCCTGATGGCAATACCAACCTGTGGCACCTAGATGGTGGGGAACATTGGTTTGGAACGCTCCCCGATTGCCAGTTCTCTCTCTGGGAAAAGCAGGGGGATGATCTGCGCGCCCATGCCCTTGCCGTTTCGCCGGAGGGTGATGCGTCGCGTCCAGATGCTGCAGCATCGCTTCCGGCTTGGAGTTGGTACCCCGCTAGTACCGACCAATGCAGCACAGGCACCTACGCCGCCCGTTACCCGCTGAGTTGGACCCATTACGACGGGGTGTTTCGTTCCGGGGTGCTGTGTGAAGCGTTCAGCCCGATTCTCCCGGGGGATTACCAACGCAGCAGTTATCCGGTAGCGGTATTCCGTTGGCAGCTCGCGAATCCCACCGACCAGCCGTTGGAGTTGTCGTTGATGGTGAGTTGGCGAAACACCGTTGGTTGGTTCACCAATACCGATGCTGCAGCGGAAGTTCATTTCCGCGACGATGGCAGCCCTGAACACAACTATTCCCCGGCCATTGGCCGGGGCGAAGGCCAGCGCAACCGGGCCATCAATGAGCCAGGGGTCACCGGTGTTCTATTGGAGGGCCGATCGTCCGAGCCGATTGCAGAGGGGGAAGGCCAATGGTGTCTTGCGGTTCCCGACGATCTCGACGGCGTTGATGTGCTGCGTTGCAGCCGTTGGGATCCCTGCGGAGATGGCTCGGATATCTGGACTCCCTTTGCTGCAGAGGGAAGAATTCCGGAGAGCGATAACGATCGTGAGAGCCGCGCCGGCGAGCAGGCCAGTGCCGCCATGGTGGTGAAGTTCACTTTGGCTCCAGGGGAATCACGCGAGATTCCAGTGGTGATCAGCTGGGATCTACCGATCACAGCCTTTGCCTCCGGCTGTGCGGACCGCCGTCGTTACACCGACTTCTTTGGCAGCGATGGCCGAAATGCTGCTGCGATCGCAGCAGAAGCCTTAAGGGATTGGAGCGATTGGCGAGGGCGAATTGAGGCTTGGCAGCAACCCGTTCTGGAGCGAAAAGCATTGCCGGAGCCTGTGCGTATGGCCTTGTTCAATGAGCTCTACGACCTCTGTAGTGGTGGCAGCCTCTGGACGGCGGCGACGGCGAAGGATCCCTATGGCCGCTTTGGGGTTTTGGAGTGTCTTGACTACGCCTGGTACGAAAGCTTGGACGTTCGTTTGTACGGCTCCTTTGCGTTGCTTCAGCTTTGGCCCGAGTTGGATAAGGCTGTCTTGCGCAGTTTTTCCCGCGCGATTCCAGCCCGTGATGCCACCCAACGCCCCATCGGTTGGTACTTCACCCAAGGCCGGGGAAGGGTTGAGGCCGATCGCAAGGTGGCGGGTGCGACGCCCCACGACCTCGGTGCCCCGAATGAGGTGCCGTTTGATGCCACCAACTACACCGCCTATCAAGACTGCAACCTCTGGAAAGACCTGGCCAGCGACTTTGTTTTGCAGGTTTGGCGAACCTTCCAACTCGCTCCAACCGGCGAAGATTTGAATTTCCTGGCGGAGTGCTGGCCATCGGCGGTTCAAGCCTTGGATTACCTCAAGGGTTTTGACGTCAATGACGATGGTTTGCCGGACAACGGCGGTGCGCCGGATCAAACCTTTGATGATTGGCCCTTGAAAGGGGTTAGCGCCTATTGCGGGGCGCTATGGATCGCCGCGTTGGAAGCGGCATTGGCGATGGCGCAACGGCTGCAGCTCGACCTCGGTCTCGACACCACGGTGGAGCAACGACGCTTTGGTCAGTGGCTTGAACAGTCGAGGAGCAACTTTGATCGATTGCTCTGGAATGGCGAGTACTACGAAATCGATGCTGAAAGCGGAACGCCAGTGGTGATGGCGGATCAGCTCTGTGGCGATTTCTATGCGCGTTTGTTGGGTTTGCCGTCTGTGGTGAGTGACGCCAATGCCCTGAGCACCTTGAATGTGGTGCGGGAAGCCTGCTTTGAGCGTTTCGAGGCCGGAACGCTTGGCGTTGCTAACGGCTTACGACGCGATGGAACTCCACTCGATCCGAATGGAACGCATCCGCTTGAGGTGTGGACTGGAATCAATTTCGGGATTGCCAGCTATTTCCGTTTAATGGGCCAGAGCGATACGGCTTTAGCGATTACTGGAGCGGTGGTAAATCAGGTGTATTCCGGTGGCTTGCAGTTCCGAACGCCTGAGGCGATCACAGCTGTGAACACCTTCAGGGCCTGTCATTACCTGAGAGCAATGGCGATTTGGGGCTTGTGGGCCACCGAGACGGATTGGGCTGAAATCCCAGGTGCTTCTGAGCGTTGA
- a CDS encoding helix-turn-helix domain-containing protein translates to MTFRTTWEFESCFAAVGYDVKAVQITPGELRGSFELYGSRALPILSIRTNQALVVEGDRNSENSIIGLEQTNNIELHRVRGEHLNPSTIHGFSARIKDSYFQMSPGAHTTMAIFKTQRLHDLAVIHGEEKLVDCLDRHNSLQLQPKHFKQLKTLLQPNYHTNGAFQETLIESALLECFHPNVVMSSSTGEPTHQAQLMRDMLIWGLKNPNNAIKLDDLSATIFASRSSLVQNCRTTFGLGPMTLMKNIRLGQVQLALSHPEIRHRMGHHTVRSISSHYGFQSRNHFARDYRLFFGESPSATLQRSEAPGISAQSVSVAHKPQIAIALR, encoded by the coding sequence ATGACGTTTCGGACGACTTGGGAGTTTGAGTCCTGCTTCGCTGCTGTTGGATATGACGTTAAAGCTGTTCAAATCACCCCGGGCGAGCTGAGGGGCAGTTTTGAGTTGTATGGAAGCAGAGCCCTTCCGATCCTCTCAATTCGCACCAATCAGGCCTTGGTGGTGGAGGGGGATCGCAACTCAGAAAACTCGATTATTGGCCTTGAGCAGACCAACAACATCGAGCTTCATCGCGTTCGAGGCGAACATCTCAACCCCTCCACCATTCACGGCTTCAGCGCGCGAATCAAAGACTCATATTTTCAAATGTCGCCCGGTGCCCACACCACCATGGCGATCTTCAAAACACAACGCCTCCACGACCTCGCTGTAATCCATGGCGAAGAGAAACTCGTTGACTGCCTAGATCGTCACAATTCCCTGCAACTTCAACCCAAGCATTTCAAACAGCTCAAAACACTGTTGCAACCCAACTATCACACGAATGGGGCCTTTCAAGAAACCCTCATTGAAAGTGCCCTGCTGGAATGTTTTCATCCAAATGTCGTGATGAGCAGCAGCACTGGTGAGCCGACCCACCAAGCGCAATTGATGCGAGACATGCTGATTTGGGGACTCAAGAACCCCAACAATGCGATCAAATTGGATGATCTCTCCGCCACAATTTTCGCCTCGCGTTCGTCACTGGTTCAGAACTGTCGAACCACTTTTGGCCTCGGGCCGATGACCCTGATGAAAAACATTCGGCTTGGACAAGTGCAACTTGCCCTGAGTCATCCCGAGATCCGTCACAGGATGGGGCACCACACGGTGCGGAGCATCTCTTCCCATTACGGCTTCCAAAGCCGAAACCATTTTGCTAGGGACTACCGCCTCTTTTTCGGCGAATCTCCAAGTGCAACGCTTCAACGCTCAGAAGCACCTGGGATTTCAGCCCAATCCGTCTCGGTGGCCCACAAGCCCCAAATCGCCATTGCTCTCAGGTAA
- the ribD gene encoding bifunctional diaminohydroxyphosphoribosylaminopyrimidine deaminase/5-amino-6-(5-phosphoribosylamino)uracil reductase RibD: protein MWDAWMRRALALAGLADGHTSPNPLVGAVVLDRHGRLVGEGFHARAGEPHAEVGALAQAGDRAKGGTLVVTLEPCCHHGRTPPCSEAVLRAGIARVVIALEDPDPRVDGGGMAQLRAAGLDVISGVLQAEAAFQNRAFLHRVRTGRPWGTLKWAMGLDGRTALSNGESQWISGPTARRWVHQLRSKSDAVIVGGGTVRADDPLLTSRGRRKPEPLRVVLSRSMELPVTAQLWDTSLASTLVAHGPEAQEQPFPHGPQRLLLSASEPKPLMQELANRGCNRVLWECGPELAAAAIRQGCIQEVAAVVAPKLMGGVAARTPLGELGFTAMDQVVAGSCLSPVPLGGDWLFQLRLTP from the coding sequence ATGTGGGATGCCTGGATGCGGCGGGCGTTGGCGTTGGCTGGCCTTGCCGATGGACACACCAGCCCGAATCCCCTTGTGGGGGCTGTTGTTCTCGATCGGCACGGCCGTTTGGTCGGGGAAGGATTTCATGCGCGGGCTGGTGAACCCCATGCTGAGGTGGGTGCCCTGGCTCAAGCCGGTGATCGAGCCAAAGGCGGAACACTTGTCGTCACCCTCGAACCCTGCTGTCACCACGGCCGCACCCCCCCTTGTTCCGAGGCTGTTTTACGGGCTGGTATCGCTCGGGTGGTGATTGCCCTTGAGGATCCAGATCCAAGGGTTGATGGGGGAGGGATGGCGCAACTCCGGGCCGCAGGGCTTGACGTGATCAGTGGGGTGTTGCAGGCCGAAGCCGCGTTTCAGAATCGGGCTTTTCTGCATCGGGTCCGCACCGGTCGTCCCTGGGGGACGCTCAAATGGGCGATGGGTCTGGATGGCCGCACAGCCTTGAGCAATGGCGAAAGCCAATGGATCAGCGGGCCAACGGCACGGCGCTGGGTGCATCAACTCCGCTCCAAATCAGATGCGGTGATCGTTGGTGGTGGCACCGTGCGTGCGGATGATCCATTGCTCACCAGCCGCGGACGGCGGAAGCCTGAACCTCTGCGGGTGGTGCTGAGTCGAAGCATGGAGCTGCCTGTAACAGCCCAGCTTTGGGATACATCGCTCGCTTCCACCCTGGTGGCCCATGGACCTGAAGCGCAGGAACAGCCGTTCCCGCATGGCCCGCAACGCCTACTGCTTTCAGCCTCTGAACCAAAGCCCTTGATGCAGGAGCTGGCGAACCGTGGTTGCAATCGTGTGCTCTGGGAGTGCGGTCCTGAGTTGGCAGCCGCTGCGATTCGTCAGGGTTGTATCCAAGAGGTTGCCGCTGTGGTGGCTCCCAAACTCATGGGAGGGGTTGCAGCGCGCACACCCCTCGGAGAGTTGGGTTTTACGGCCATGGATCAGGTGGTCGCAGGATCTTGTCTCAGCCCTGTGCCTTTGGGTGGCGATTGGCTGTTTCAGCTCAGGCTCACTCCTTAG